In Halosimplex halophilum, the genomic stretch GCGCTCGACGCCGCGCTGGACGTGGTCGAACCCGGCGTCGAGACGGGCGAGATCGGCGCCGTCATCGAGGAGACCATCGAGGGCTACGGCTACAACCCGGTCGTCAACCTCACCGGCCACGGCCTGGGCCACTGGGAGCAGCACACGACGCCGAACATCCCGAACCGGGCCGTCGAGCAGAGCGCCGAACTCGAGGTCGGCGACGTGGTCGCGGTCGAGCCGTTCGCCACTGACGGCGGCGGCAAGGTCCAGGAGGGCAGCCAGGAGGAGATCTTCGCGCTGGAGCGCGAGGGGTCGGTCCGCGACCGCACCGCCCGCCAGGCGCTCGACCAGATCACCGAGGAGTTCCGGACGCTCCCCTTCGCCGCCCGCTGGCTCGACGTGCGCCGCCCGAAGATGGCGCTGCGACGGCTCCAGCGCCAGGACATCGTCCACGGCTACCCCGTCCTCAAGGAGGACGAAGGACGGATGGTCAGCCAGAAGGAACACACGGTCATCGTCACCGAGGACGGCTGCGAAGTGACGACGCGGAGTCGGTAGGGGCCGCACATGGGTACGATATTCGTCGCGTACGGCGGCGAGGGCCGCGAGTCGGTGCTGGCGTTCGCCGCCGAGCGGGCTCGCGAGACGGGCGAGGACCTCTACGTCTACCACCTGCGGGAGCTGGTCGAGGAGACGGTCGACGTGCGCGGGGAGGTCGAGGCGACCCTCGACCGGACGGCGCCCGGGGTCGACGCGGACGTCGCCGTCGAGAGCGCCGCGGACGACGAGGCGGGTCCGTCGACGCGCCAGCGCCTCGCCGAGGTGGCCGCCGACCCCGACCGCGACTGGACCTGCGTCGTCATGGGGAACGTCGAGCGCGGCGCGGTCGAGGAGTTCGTCCTGCCGAGCATGACCGAGGCGGTGCTGGAGACGCGGGCCGTGCCGGTCGTGCTCGTCCCCGTTTGATCCGCTTTCTCCGGGTTTATCCCGGGCGAGACCGTCGGACCGCACATGTCACGGATACTCGTCACCGGCGGCCTCGGTGGCTCCGGGCGATGGATCGTCGACCGACTGGCCGAGGACGGCCACGAGGTCATGTGCGTCGACCAGCGCTTCGCCGAGAGCGAGCGCCCCAACGTCGACGTGCGGGTCGCCGACCTCGCCGACCGCGGCGACGTGTTCGACCTCGTGGGGGCGTTCGACCCCGACGCGGTCGTCCACTGGGCGGCCATCCCGGACCCGATGGACCACCCCGGCGGCGAGGTCTTCGAGAACAATATCGTCTCGACGTACAACGTCCTCGAAGCCGCGGGGCGGGCCGACGCCCGCGTCGTCTGGGCCTCCTCCGAGAGCGCGCTCGGGTTCCCCTTCGCCGCCGAGACGCCCGCGCCCGACTACCTCCCCGTCGACGAGGACCACCCGCTCCGGCCGGAGGACCCCTACGGCGTCTCCAAGGAGGCCGGCGAGGCCCTCGCCCGGACGACCGTCCGGCGCCACGACGTGCCGGTCGTCTCGATCCGCCCCTCGTGGATCCAGTACCCCGGCGAGTACGTCTGTCTCGGCAACGAGCCCCCCGAGGAGGGCGTCGGCAACTTCTGGAGTTACATCGACGTGCGCGACATCGCGTCCATCGTCGTCGCGGCGCTCGACGCCGACATCGAGGGTCACGAGGCCGTCTTCGCCGTCGCCGACGAGAACTACGCCGACCGCTCCACGGCCGAGCTGTTCGAGGAGCAGTTCGGCTCGGTGCCCGAGCCCTGCGACCTCTCGGGCGACGAGTCCTCGATCTCGAACGCGAAGGCCGCAGACCTGCTGGGCTGGGAGCCCACCCACTCGTGGCGCGAGGCCGCCGACGAGGACGTGGACGGGCCGACGGTCTGAGGCCGCGTTCCTGCGGCGCGAGCCGACTCACCCCTCTTTCTCTTCGCCGGCCGGGTCGTGCGCGATGGCGAACAGGAACCCCGAGAGGAAGAGCAGTTCGTTGCCGAGGTACACCCCCAGGATCGGG encodes the following:
- the map gene encoding type II methionyl aminopeptidase, translated to MSVDLDSEQYEKCREAGEILAQVRDEAAERCEVGTGYLEISEWAEDRIRELGGEPAFPVNVSVDEEAAHGAAGPDDDREIGEDLVKLDIGVHIDGWLADTAVTVDLAGESELTEASAEALDAALDVVEPGVETGEIGAVIEETIEGYGYNPVVNLTGHGLGHWEQHTTPNIPNRAVEQSAELEVGDVVAVEPFATDGGGKVQEGSQEEIFALEREGSVRDRTARQALDQITEEFRTLPFAARWLDVRRPKMALRRLQRQDIVHGYPVLKEDEGRMVSQKEHTVIVTEDGCEVTTRSR
- a CDS encoding universal stress protein — encoded protein: MGTIFVAYGGEGRESVLAFAAERARETGEDLYVYHLRELVEETVDVRGEVEATLDRTAPGVDADVAVESAADDEAGPSTRQRLAEVAADPDRDWTCVVMGNVERGAVEEFVLPSMTEAVLETRAVPVVLVPV
- a CDS encoding NAD-dependent epimerase/dehydratase family protein; the protein is MSRILVTGGLGGSGRWIVDRLAEDGHEVMCVDQRFAESERPNVDVRVADLADRGDVFDLVGAFDPDAVVHWAAIPDPMDHPGGEVFENNIVSTYNVLEAAGRADARVVWASSESALGFPFAAETPAPDYLPVDEDHPLRPEDPYGVSKEAGEALARTTVRRHDVPVVSIRPSWIQYPGEYVCLGNEPPEEGVGNFWSYIDVRDIASIVVAALDADIEGHEAVFAVADENYADRSTAELFEEQFGSVPEPCDLSGDESSISNAKAADLLGWEPTHSWREAADEDVDGPTV